The following coding sequences lie in one Candidatus Nitrospira allomarina genomic window:
- a CDS encoding DsrE/DsrF/DrsH-like family protein, whose product MKKIAVIITRGGWNNLFQACEWIAFAAASGIEVSGYFRDEAAGRMTKTKIKELTMSSEFKGREGFVRELLKKEDKADLSKLMQTSKEKGNVKFAVCTDSLKYFGVKVEELIPELDEVQTAEAFWKEAVLPADQVLTF is encoded by the coding sequence GTGAAAAAAATTGCCGTCATTATTACCAGAGGGGGATGGAACAACCTTTTCCAAGCCTGTGAGTGGATCGCCTTTGCAGCGGCCAGTGGCATCGAGGTGAGTGGCTATTTTCGAGACGAAGCCGCAGGTCGAATGACCAAAACCAAGATCAAAGAACTCACCATGTCCTCGGAGTTTAAAGGGCGAGAAGGCTTTGTTCGTGAACTCTTGAAAAAGGAAGATAAAGCGGACCTCTCGAAACTCATGCAAACCTCTAAAGAAAAAGGAAACGTCAAATTTGCGGTGTGTACGGATTCTCTGAAATATTTCGGGGTGAAAGTCGAAGAGCTCATTCCGGAATTAGATGAAGTGCAAACCGCCGAGGCTTTCTGGAAAGAAGCTGTTCTTCCCGCTGACCAGGTTTTGACCTTTTAA
- the cysD gene encoding sulfate adenylyltransferase subunit CysD, with translation MKHIRQLEDQSVYILREAYKNFDNLAMLWSMGKDSTVLLWLARKAFFGHVPFPLLHVDTSYKIPEMIEYRDRLAREWRLNLIVGQNKKALAEGMNHTRGRVECCTALKTLGLKQLLEEKGYTGVILGVRSDEDSTRAKERYFSPRDKNNEWDFRDQPPELWDQYKLSFPPGTHIRIHPLLDWTEINIWEYIKLENIPFLDNLYLDQGTGKRYRSLGCAPCTTPIDSTSKNVDEVIIELRNTKVAERAGRAQDEGRGMEQLRKDGYM, from the coding sequence ATGAAGCATATCCGCCAGTTAGAAGATCAAAGCGTCTATATCCTGCGTGAGGCCTACAAAAACTTTGACAACCTGGCCATGCTGTGGTCCATGGGCAAAGATTCTACGGTGTTGTTGTGGCTGGCCAGAAAAGCATTTTTTGGCCATGTTCCCTTTCCGTTACTCCATGTCGACACCAGCTATAAAATTCCTGAAATGATTGAATATCGGGATCGCCTCGCACGCGAATGGCGATTAAATCTGATCGTGGGCCAAAACAAAAAAGCCCTGGCCGAAGGGATGAACCACACAAGGGGACGAGTGGAATGTTGCACCGCCTTAAAAACCCTAGGGTTAAAACAACTGCTGGAGGAAAAGGGCTACACAGGGGTCATTTTGGGTGTGCGATCGGACGAGGATAGTACCAGGGCGAAGGAACGGTATTTCTCCCCGCGGGACAAAAACAATGAATGGGATTTCCGCGATCAGCCCCCCGAACTTTGGGATCAATATAAACTTTCGTTTCCTCCGGGCACCCATATCCGGATCCATCCACTTTTGGATTGGACAGAGATCAATATTTGGGAGTACATCAAATTAGAAAATATTCCCTTTCTGGATAATCTCTACCTGGATCAAGGCACCGGCAAACGCTATCGCAGTCTGGGATGCGCCCCCTGTACGACACCAATTGATTCCACCTCGAAAAATGTGGATGAAGTTATCATTGAATTACGCAACACCAAGGTGGCGGAACGGGCAGGACGCGCACAAGACGAAGGACGAGGGATGGAACAATTACGTAAAGATGGGTACATGTGA
- the sugE gene encoding quaternary ammonium compound efflux SMR transporter SugE: protein MAWTLLVVAGIFEIIWATGLKYTDGFTRLWPSIGTVVAMAVSMMCLSLAFRVIPMGTAYTVWTGIGAVGTVLLGILLFDEPKNAVRLFCITLIIVGIAGLKLSDPS from the coding sequence ATGGCGTGGACGTTGTTGGTGGTAGCAGGAATTTTTGAGATTATCTGGGCCACGGGATTGAAATATACGGATGGGTTTACCCGGTTATGGCCGAGTATTGGCACCGTGGTGGCCATGGCCGTGAGTATGATGTGCCTGTCGTTGGCTTTCCGGGTAATTCCGATGGGAACCGCTTACACGGTGTGGACGGGTATTGGTGCCGTGGGCACGGTTCTCCTGGGTATTCTCCTATTTGATGAGCCGAAAAATGCGGTCAGATTATTCTGTATTACTCTCATTATTGTGGGCATTGCGGGATTAAAGTTGTCTGATCCTTCCTGA
- a CDS encoding phosphoadenylyl-sulfate reductase — protein MAHFLSTNPTPEELIAVNRSMEGQTPRKIVETAIAEYGGTIILACSFGAEDVVLADMMFRSNPGSTLFYLDTDFLFPETHAVRDRMIQHYQLKDDQIIQVKSTLSPSEQAAEFGEALWLRDPDHCCSLRKVEPLTRILAKYAAWITGIRRDQSPTRANAGIVDWDTKFGLVKFNPLAAWSWEQVWEYIRTNAVPYNALHDQHYPSIGCTHCTAPVMPGEDPRSGRWKSSGKTECGLHR, from the coding sequence ATGGCTCATTTCCTCAGTACCAACCCAACTCCAGAAGAACTCATCGCGGTCAATCGATCCATGGAGGGCCAAACTCCTCGGAAGATTGTCGAGACCGCGATTGCGGAATATGGGGGAACGATTATTCTGGCCTGTAGTTTTGGGGCCGAGGATGTTGTTCTAGCCGATATGATGTTCCGCTCAAATCCAGGCAGCACACTCTTTTATTTGGATACCGATTTTTTATTTCCTGAAACCCATGCCGTTCGGGATCGGATGATTCAACACTATCAGCTAAAGGATGATCAGATTATTCAGGTCAAATCTACGCTCAGTCCTTCCGAACAAGCCGCAGAGTTTGGGGAAGCCTTATGGCTGCGGGATCCCGATCACTGTTGCTCACTGCGAAAGGTTGAGCCTCTCACGCGCATCCTGGCAAAGTATGCAGCGTGGATAACGGGGATTCGGCGTGATCAATCACCCACGCGTGCCAATGCCGGTATTGTGGACTGGGATACAAAGTTTGGCCTTGTGAAATTTAACCCCTTAGCCGCCTGGTCATGGGAACAGGTCTGGGAATACATTCGCACGAATGCCGTTCCCTATAATGCATTGCATGATCAACACTATCCCAGCATTGGATGTACCCATTGCACCGCACCTGTCATGCCAGGAGAAGACCCACGCTCCGGACGATGGAAAAGTTCGGGAAAAACCGAATGTGGGCTTCATCGATGA
- a CDS encoding anthranilate phosphoribosyltransferase, giving the protein MDHLIAKIGKGLKGAKDLTWDEAKLALNAIIEGQATDVQVGAFLMAMRIKTESISELAAFTTTVRRWAPPIPLPHAENIVDLPLYGEKHNTIHVVLAASLVAAAAGAGLFMHGVENPDLLYDLPQVLRHLQLPIANTAAEAIEHGAQSPWVYMDLAGYHAPLTKLLDLRQSFGLQNLSHQVSRLLNPARVGSQVIGISHPPYLDKMVEALDMLGAKRALIIQGVEGFPELSLSTPSLARELRSGHISSLVFRPDDAGFRSGPFQAMSSTINGPGSGNPQHEAQLITQLLVDRQKGDRRNWVIMNAALLMYAAGLASSLAQATPLAQDTLDSGKAGAFLTALAQGRPPQSTFVVPPSPAVVPA; this is encoded by the coding sequence ATGGATCATCTAATTGCAAAAATTGGAAAAGGGCTAAAGGGGGCCAAGGATTTGACCTGGGATGAGGCCAAGCTTGCTCTGAACGCCATTATTGAAGGGCAAGCCACTGACGTTCAGGTGGGAGCGTTTTTGATGGCCATGCGTATCAAAACCGAATCCATCAGCGAACTCGCCGCCTTCACCACCACGGTCCGCAGGTGGGCGCCACCGATTCCACTCCCGCATGCCGAAAACATTGTGGACCTTCCACTCTATGGAGAAAAACACAACACCATCCATGTGGTCCTCGCCGCAAGTCTTGTCGCGGCTGCAGCCGGCGCAGGTCTCTTCATGCATGGCGTAGAAAACCCCGACCTCCTTTACGATCTCCCTCAAGTCCTCCGTCACTTACAGCTTCCTATCGCCAATACTGCGGCTGAAGCAATTGAACATGGCGCTCAATCGCCCTGGGTGTATATGGATTTAGCCGGATATCATGCACCATTAACCAAATTACTGGACCTGCGTCAGTCGTTCGGATTGCAAAATTTGTCCCATCAGGTGTCCAGACTCCTGAACCCTGCCAGGGTCGGCTCACAAGTCATCGGAATTTCCCATCCTCCATACCTGGATAAAATGGTGGAAGCTTTGGACATGCTGGGCGCGAAACGGGCATTGATAATTCAAGGAGTCGAAGGATTTCCCGAACTGTCCCTTTCCACTCCCTCCTTAGCGCGCGAATTACGAAGCGGGCATATTTCATCGTTGGTCTTTCGTCCCGATGATGCCGGGTTCCGATCCGGACCATTTCAAGCCATGAGTTCCACCATCAATGGGCCGGGATCCGGGAACCCCCAACATGAAGCCCAATTGATCACGCAATTACTCGTCGATCGCCAGAAAGGCGACCGACGGAACTGGGTGATCATGAATGCAGCCTTACTGATGTATGCCGCAGGGTTGGCCTCCTCTCTCGCACAAGCCACACCGCTTGCCCAGGATACACTGGATTCCGGAAAGGCCGGAGCGTTTCTTACCGCCTTGGCCCAAGGGCGCCCTCCACAGTCCACATTCGTTGTCCCCCCTTCACCGGCGGTGGTGCCCGCATGA
- a CDS encoding SDR family NAD(P)-dependent oxidoreductase, whose translation MKRLEGKIAVVTGSSSGIGKAIALRFGEDGATVVVAARRFDLCQKTVAQIQEGGGTAHAQKTDISQEEQVDALMQETVRRFGRLDILVNNAGVVGGGRVADTSTKMFDEVVGTNLRGTFFCCRAGFQHMKKQGGGLIINISSVAGVQAWAGTGVYSASKHGILALTKSLADEGRAFHIKVSAICPGGVADELVDATPEEIFNSEKISPYDVAETAVFLATLGYYTVVHQVVLDRLGADW comes from the coding sequence ATGAAACGGTTGGAAGGGAAAATCGCGGTGGTCACGGGAAGCAGCAGCGGGATAGGAAAGGCCATTGCCCTTCGATTCGGAGAAGATGGAGCAACGGTGGTGGTGGCCGCCAGACGATTCGATTTATGTCAGAAGACTGTTGCACAGATACAAGAGGGTGGCGGAACAGCCCATGCTCAAAAAACGGATATTTCGCAGGAAGAACAAGTCGATGCGCTCATGCAGGAGACCGTTAGGCGCTTTGGGCGCCTCGATATTCTTGTCAATAATGCCGGGGTGGTTGGAGGAGGACGGGTGGCTGACACATCCACAAAAATGTTTGATGAGGTGGTGGGTACCAATTTGCGGGGAACCTTTTTCTGTTGTCGAGCCGGGTTCCAACATATGAAAAAGCAGGGTGGCGGGCTTATCATCAATATCTCCAGTGTAGCCGGCGTTCAGGCCTGGGCAGGAACAGGCGTCTACAGCGCTTCAAAGCATGGCATCCTGGCCTTGACCAAATCACTGGCCGATGAAGGACGTGCCTTTCATATCAAGGTAAGTGCGATCTGCCCGGGTGGTGTGGCAGATGAATTAGTGGATGCGACGCCTGAAGAAATCTTTAATAGTGAAAAAATCAGTCCCTATGATGTAGCCGAAACCGCCGTGTTTTTGGCCACATTGGGATACTATACGGTTGTGCATCAGGTTGTGCTGGATCGGCTAGGGGCTGATTGGTAA
- a CDS encoding sulfurtransferase TusA family protein — translation MSTSPVTSHPPIHTVPIPQEILEEIETFEDEVNRLQSGDTPADVFKPFRLQYGIYGQRQADVQMVRIKIPFGGLNANQLRQVADIADTFATGVGHVTTRQDIQLHFVPLRHVGTIMRKLAEVGLTTREACANTVRNVTACALAGVCPGEVFDVTPYAKTVAYHLLRNPLNQSLPRKFKIAFSGCKQDCALTPIHDVGLLAARNTEGVPGFKMVVGGGLGSTPRLAKVLHEFVPMEELIPAIEAMLKVFDNLGNRKNRSKARMKFVIDKLGFDEFSQRWKETYDAMLQSGATKLGLKTTPYPDDPPLVMPTKSGNGTSTSGNGNSHPHSSAQHEDPSSQEAFDHWCATNVITQRQSGYRTAVVRLPSGDITSEQMFGLADLAERWANGNLRTTINQNIMVRWLPELRLRHFYDELVAHGLGDPGAEGVADIVSCPGTDTCGLGITSSKGLARALAEVFPAGKIAEDLEGVNVKISGCHNSCAQHHIATIGLHGVGKRIGDHVAPVYELHLGGRVNGTAKIAQLIVKVPAKNVPAAVQHLLDLYRRDRKNGESLLAFIDRTGKIQLKDELIPYTILPTYQEDPQFYIDWEGDEEFSVEDLGPGECAGGALEMIDNRILEAEQELYQARLLAEKHQYAFAINKAYRAVVAGAKAILVTEGIDPNTDADTLAEFDKLIVAKGLMPAEYHNLALTVGDLGNKDASADLTQGKIAFTKGFVDLCRTVSDQIGQDLKLAPAELGHKSTESTRTVPTSPDKEPSPSGVPVYDLRGVACPMNYVKTKLKLEMMDHGEQLEVWLDGGDPIRNVPVSLRNDGHNVLKQEPIDPEEQHFRVVVEKVES, via the coding sequence ATGAGCACCTCACCGGTCACCAGCCACCCTCCTATTCACACGGTTCCGATACCCCAGGAGATTCTTGAAGAAATAGAAACTTTCGAAGATGAGGTCAATCGCCTGCAATCCGGGGACACTCCAGCCGACGTGTTCAAACCGTTTCGACTCCAATACGGTATTTATGGTCAACGCCAGGCCGATGTCCAAATGGTCCGGATCAAGATTCCCTTTGGTGGTCTGAACGCCAATCAACTACGCCAAGTGGCAGACATTGCAGATACCTTTGCGACCGGCGTGGGACATGTCACGACGCGGCAGGATATTCAACTGCACTTTGTTCCCCTCCGCCATGTTGGCACTATCATGCGAAAACTGGCGGAAGTTGGACTCACCACTCGGGAAGCCTGCGCCAATACCGTCCGGAATGTCACAGCCTGTGCGTTGGCAGGAGTGTGCCCCGGCGAGGTGTTTGACGTGACACCCTACGCGAAAACCGTGGCTTATCATTTATTACGGAATCCTCTCAACCAAAGTCTCCCTCGCAAATTTAAGATTGCGTTTTCCGGCTGTAAGCAGGACTGTGCCCTCACCCCCATCCACGATGTCGGGCTTCTGGCTGCCCGCAATACTGAAGGGGTTCCGGGGTTCAAAATGGTCGTTGGAGGCGGATTGGGGTCCACTCCGCGTCTCGCCAAAGTGCTTCATGAATTCGTTCCCATGGAAGAATTGATTCCCGCCATCGAAGCCATGCTCAAGGTATTTGATAATTTAGGCAACCGAAAAAATCGAAGCAAAGCCCGGATGAAATTTGTCATTGACAAATTGGGGTTTGATGAATTTTCTCAACGATGGAAAGAGACCTACGATGCCATGTTGCAATCCGGCGCCACCAAACTTGGATTGAAAACGACCCCGTATCCTGATGATCCTCCCTTGGTGATGCCGACGAAATCCGGGAACGGCACTTCCACCTCAGGCAATGGAAACAGCCACCCTCATAGCTCAGCACAACATGAAGATCCCTCATCTCAAGAGGCGTTCGATCATTGGTGTGCAACCAATGTGATTACGCAACGCCAGTCAGGCTATAGAACAGCGGTGGTGAGACTTCCCTCCGGTGATATCACGTCTGAGCAAATGTTTGGACTGGCCGATCTCGCCGAACGGTGGGCCAACGGAAACCTTCGTACCACCATCAATCAGAACATCATGGTGCGATGGCTTCCCGAACTGCGTCTCCGGCACTTCTATGACGAACTAGTCGCTCATGGGTTGGGCGACCCTGGAGCCGAAGGCGTCGCAGATATCGTCTCCTGCCCAGGGACCGACACCTGCGGACTGGGAATCACCTCTTCTAAGGGACTGGCTCGAGCGCTGGCAGAAGTGTTCCCTGCCGGAAAGATCGCAGAGGACCTGGAAGGGGTGAACGTGAAAATCAGTGGCTGCCACAATTCCTGCGCTCAACATCATATCGCCACAATCGGATTGCATGGAGTCGGCAAACGCATTGGAGACCATGTGGCGCCAGTGTATGAATTGCACCTTGGGGGACGGGTCAACGGCACTGCCAAAATTGCCCAACTCATTGTGAAGGTCCCTGCGAAAAACGTCCCCGCTGCCGTCCAGCATCTGCTGGATCTCTATCGCCGGGATAGAAAAAATGGGGAGTCCCTCCTGGCGTTCATTGATCGCACCGGAAAAATCCAACTAAAAGATGAACTAATCCCCTACACCATTCTTCCCACATATCAAGAGGATCCACAATTCTATATTGACTGGGAAGGCGATGAGGAATTTTCGGTTGAGGACCTCGGACCCGGCGAATGCGCCGGCGGCGCGTTGGAGATGATCGACAATCGGATCCTTGAAGCGGAACAGGAACTGTATCAAGCGCGTCTGTTGGCTGAAAAGCACCAATACGCGTTTGCCATTAACAAAGCCTATCGAGCGGTGGTGGCAGGAGCAAAAGCCATCCTTGTCACAGAAGGGATTGATCCGAATACGGATGCCGACACCTTAGCGGAATTTGACAAGTTGATTGTGGCCAAAGGGCTCATGCCGGCGGAATACCACAATCTGGCCCTGACAGTGGGAGATCTGGGGAACAAAGACGCCTCGGCTGATCTGACGCAAGGGAAAATCGCATTCACAAAAGGTTTCGTGGATCTCTGCCGGACCGTTTCGGACCAAATCGGCCAGGACCTCAAGTTGGCTCCTGCTGAATTGGGACATAAATCAACTGAATCAACCAGGACGGTACCTACGTCACCTGACAAGGAACCCTCCCCATCAGGCGTGCCCGTCTACGACCTGCGGGGCGTGGCCTGTCCCATGAATTACGTGAAAACCAAGTTAAAATTAGAAATGATGGACCACGGTGAACAGTTGGAAGTATGGTTGGACGGCGGCGATCCGATTCGCAACGTCCCAGTAAGTCTTCGAAACGATGGACACAATGTGCTCAAACAGGAGCCCATAGACCCTGAAGAGCAGCATTTCCGAGTGGTAGTGGAGAAAGTGGAATCGTAA
- a CDS encoding GTP-binding protein: protein MTVTPAKGQSHDTPQDNSIQERMNIVIVGHVDHGKSTLLGRLYADTGTLPTGKIEKIQAICKQQGKEFEYAFLFDAFLEEQQQGITIDTARTFFSWGGRQYIIIDAPGHKEFLKNMVSGAARAEAALLVIDALEGVRDQSKRHGLLLSMLGVKQVTVVVNKMDLVNYREDTFHAIEKEYREFLTQLNVIPQYVIPASAKQGINIIKSSPETPWYTGPSVLDSLAHFHLESKRAEQTLRLPIQDVYKFDARRILVGRITAGKLKIGDRLVFSPSNKSANIETIEAFNIDPPPTQAEAGQSVGITLDEQIFVERGEIATHDNARPLVSTRIRANLFWLGGRPLETRRPYVLRLATREVSCEVATIHRIVDATNLDDRQTQTTVKRNEVADITLRTKSPIAFDLYAQFETTGRFVLVDEYDVAGGGIITELVQDDQEDFRTEARERDSAWVKGDVGAEDRAQYYGHRAAVVLLTGPDVTAKGFLARKLETVLVAEGRHAYLLAPENLQRGLDADLVDTKPDEIIRRFGEVVRLLTDTGSLVISTTNALKEPMKHIVQTVQTLVNPIPVITIHMAKDLQGPQPDTDLIFAGPENFDDCTHQIIDLLKSREILTEPPRGRADFQYSI, encoded by the coding sequence ATGACGGTCACACCAGCCAAAGGCCAATCTCACGACACTCCCCAGGACAATTCCATCCAGGAGAGAATGAATATCGTGATCGTGGGTCACGTCGACCACGGCAAATCCACATTATTGGGTCGTCTGTATGCCGACACCGGAACCTTACCAACCGGCAAGATTGAAAAAATCCAGGCCATTTGCAAGCAACAAGGCAAAGAATTTGAATACGCCTTTCTTTTTGATGCGTTTTTAGAAGAGCAACAACAGGGGATCACCATCGACACCGCCCGTACCTTTTTCTCCTGGGGCGGACGACAATACATTATTATTGACGCACCGGGACATAAGGAATTCTTGAAAAACATGGTGTCAGGTGCCGCTCGCGCCGAAGCGGCGCTCCTGGTCATCGATGCCCTGGAAGGGGTGCGCGACCAATCAAAACGCCATGGGCTGTTGCTCTCCATGTTAGGAGTCAAACAGGTGACCGTGGTGGTCAATAAAATGGATCTGGTCAATTACCGGGAAGACACCTTCCACGCCATCGAAAAAGAATACCGGGAATTTCTCACCCAATTGAACGTCATTCCCCAATACGTCATCCCCGCGAGCGCCAAACAGGGCATCAACATCATCAAATCAAGCCCGGAAACCCCGTGGTACACCGGACCATCCGTATTGGATTCCCTGGCACATTTTCATCTGGAATCCAAGCGTGCCGAACAAACGCTTCGTCTTCCCATCCAGGATGTGTATAAGTTCGACGCCCGCCGGATTTTAGTTGGCCGGATCACGGCAGGAAAACTCAAGATTGGGGACCGGCTGGTCTTTTCCCCCTCCAACAAGTCGGCCAATATCGAAACAATTGAAGCGTTTAATATCGATCCACCGCCAACTCAAGCCGAAGCCGGCCAATCCGTCGGCATTACCCTGGATGAACAAATTTTTGTAGAGCGAGGGGAAATTGCGACACACGATAATGCCAGGCCGTTGGTCTCTACCCGAATTCGTGCCAACTTGTTCTGGTTAGGAGGGCGACCCTTAGAAACCCGTCGGCCGTATGTCCTACGACTGGCCACCAGAGAAGTCTCCTGCGAAGTGGCCACCATTCATCGCATTGTGGACGCCACCAACTTAGACGACCGACAGACGCAAACCACCGTGAAACGGAATGAAGTGGCCGATATCACGCTTCGGACCAAATCTCCCATCGCTTTTGATCTCTATGCGCAGTTCGAGACTACCGGCCGCTTTGTGTTGGTGGATGAGTACGATGTGGCAGGAGGGGGAATCATCACGGAACTGGTCCAAGATGACCAGGAAGATTTTCGAACGGAGGCACGCGAACGGGATTCCGCATGGGTCAAGGGAGATGTGGGAGCCGAAGACCGGGCCCAATACTATGGACATCGAGCGGCTGTAGTCTTACTTACCGGGCCCGATGTGACCGCGAAAGGATTTCTGGCTCGGAAACTGGAAACCGTGCTCGTCGCGGAAGGCCGGCATGCCTATCTTCTCGCGCCGGAGAATCTGCAACGCGGACTTGATGCTGATCTCGTTGACACAAAACCAGATGAAATCATCCGACGGTTTGGCGAAGTTGTGCGTTTGCTGACCGATACAGGCTCACTGGTGATTTCCACAACCAATGCCCTCAAAGAACCGATGAAACACATCGTGCAAACCGTGCAAACGTTGGTGAACCCGATCCCGGTCATCACCATCCACATGGCCAAAGATTTACAAGGGCCTCAACCGGATACCGATCTGATTTTCGCTGGGCCGGAAAATTTCGACGACTGCACCCACCAAATCATTGACTTGCTCAAATCCAGGGAGATCCTCACTGAACCTCCCAGGGGCCGTGCCGACTTCCAGTACTCCATTTAA
- a CDS encoding putative DNA modification/repair radical SAM protein yields the protein MTDKLLTKLEILSDAAKYDASCASGSAGKRQAKKGEKGVGSLTGGSGICHSFTPDGRCVSLLKILMTNYCIYDCHYCINRVSSNVRRARFSVQEVVDLTLNFYKRNYIEGLFLSSGIIHTPDYTMESMVRIAKTLRVDYEFRGYIHLKTIPNASPELQTEAGLYADRLSINVEMPTQSSLNKYAPEKDLMAITGAMNTLKNKISEHRSSRTLSGKKLPRFAPAGQSTQMIIGADGSNDKTILDCSVKLYKGQNLRRVYYTAFSPIPDPSKILPVKPAPLIREHRLYQADWLLRFYEFKVDEILQTTHDGMLDLAYDPKLAWALHNRQIFPVDLNRADKHLLLRVPGLGVRTVEKILSIRPHANISWADLTKMRLPLDKLKPFITVTDYKPAIHLLDAENLGLILTKPQQMQLFGSYGTDPAHDETHFHS from the coding sequence ATGACGGACAAATTACTGACAAAGCTTGAAATTCTCTCCGATGCGGCAAAATATGATGCATCGTGTGCTTCAGGGTCTGCGGGAAAACGACAAGCGAAAAAAGGCGAGAAGGGCGTTGGTTCGCTTACCGGCGGCTCAGGAATCTGTCACAGCTTTACACCCGATGGGCGTTGCGTTTCCTTACTAAAGATTTTGATGACCAATTATTGCATTTATGATTGCCATTATTGCATCAATCGAGTTTCCAGCAACGTTCGCCGGGCCCGCTTTTCGGTGCAGGAAGTTGTCGACCTCACTTTAAACTTTTATAAACGCAATTATATTGAAGGGCTGTTTTTAAGCTCCGGCATCATTCATACGCCCGATTATACGATGGAAAGCATGGTTCGGATTGCCAAAACTTTGCGCGTAGATTATGAGTTCAGGGGATACATTCATCTCAAAACAATACCTAATGCTTCACCGGAGCTTCAGACAGAAGCCGGGCTATACGCAGATCGTCTGAGCATCAATGTTGAAATGCCCACCCAATCGAGCCTTAATAAATATGCGCCTGAAAAAGACTTAATGGCGATTACAGGCGCGATGAATACACTAAAAAATAAAATTTCCGAACATCGATCTTCCAGGACACTGAGCGGAAAAAAACTTCCGCGGTTTGCTCCTGCCGGACAATCAACGCAAATGATCATCGGAGCGGACGGATCGAACGATAAAACTATTCTTGACTGCAGCGTTAAGCTTTACAAAGGCCAGAATTTGCGGCGGGTGTATTATACCGCCTTTTCGCCTATTCCGGATCCATCGAAAATCCTCCCGGTTAAACCTGCACCGCTCATCCGGGAGCATCGGCTGTATCAGGCCGATTGGCTATTGCGGTTTTACGAGTTTAAAGTTGATGAAATTTTGCAAACCACGCATGATGGAATGTTGGACTTGGCCTATGATCCAAAACTGGCCTGGGCATTACACAATCGTCAAATATTTCCCGTAGATTTGAACAGAGCCGATAAACATCTTTTGCTCCGCGTGCCAGGACTTGGAGTGCGAACAGTGGAAAAAATTCTCTCTATCCGACCTCACGCCAATATTTCGTGGGCGGATTTGACCAAAATGCGTCTGCCGCTGGACAAGCTTAAACCCTTTATCACCGTAACAGATTATAAACCTGCCATACATCTTCTGGATGCAGAGAATCTGGGGTTGATCTTGACAAAACCACAACAGATGCAGCTGTTTGGTTCTTACGGTACAGACCCAGCACACGATGAAACACATTTCCATTCTTAA
- a CDS encoding TIGR03915 family putative DNA repair protein, with amino-acid sequence MKHISILNIPGYQEWREAARNALIHDIAPEQILWTTGQDRQVDLFNATRPGDEKQADATEKDSFDRFLTKRPPRPVHVPQTFLKLCEMTLCHQSPERFSLCYRVLWRLANENKHLLNFKTDNDLLRLNVLFKAVQRDAYKMTAFLRFRQITHNGTEHFIAWYEPEHYALELKLDFFKTRFKNMRWSILTPYRAAHWDTKCLTLEDNPDPSVYPREDNIEKYWLTYYASIFNPARPKKNAMLAQMPKKYWKNMPETDLIEKMLMKSEARTREMLEKP; translated from the coding sequence ATGAAACACATTTCCATTCTTAATATTCCAGGATACCAAGAATGGCGCGAGGCAGCGAGAAACGCGTTGATACACGACATCGCGCCTGAACAAATTTTGTGGACGACAGGACAGGACCGACAAGTAGATCTGTTTAACGCCACCCGTCCCGGTGACGAAAAACAAGCCGATGCGACTGAGAAAGATTCATTTGATCGGTTCCTCACCAAGAGGCCGCCTAGGCCCGTGCATGTTCCACAAACGTTTTTAAAGCTTTGTGAGATGACACTTTGCCATCAGAGCCCGGAAAGATTCTCTCTCTGTTATCGCGTCCTTTGGCGCTTAGCGAATGAAAACAAACACCTTCTAAATTTCAAAACCGATAACGATCTTTTACGTTTGAACGTCCTCTTCAAGGCGGTGCAACGGGACGCTTATAAAATGACGGCCTTTCTACGTTTTCGTCAAATTACCCATAATGGCACCGAGCATTTTATAGCCTGGTATGAACCTGAACATTATGCACTTGAGCTGAAACTTGATTTTTTCAAAACGCGTTTTAAAAATATGCGTTGGTCAATCTTGACACCCTATCGTGCCGCGCATTGGGACACAAAATGTCTCACGTTGGAGGACAATCCCGATCCGTCTGTCTACCCCCGAGAGGACAATATTGAGAAATATTGGCTGACATATTACGCAAGTATTTTTAATCCGGCGCGTCCGAAGAAGAACGCAATGTTGGCACAAATGCCGAAAAAATACTGGAAGAATATGCCAGAAACGGATCTTATTGAGAAAATGCTGATGAAATCCGAAGCCCGGACCCGCGAGATGCTAGAGAAACCGTAA